The genomic stretch TATTACTCAGGAAAATGCTGCTTTGGTAGAAGAGTCTACTGCTTCTTCTATATCGCTTTATAATGATGCTAAAGAACTTCAAAATGTTGTTAGCTTTTTCCATATAGAAAAATAATTATAAAAAATTAATAAAAGCTATTTACAAAATAATTTATAGTTTTATAATAAAATAACCTAAGTGAATAACTGTTAATGTTTATCATAAAGGAATTTATTTTAAAATAATATTTATATTTTTTGTTAGTTTATGGAAAATAATAGAATTGCTGTTATAGGTATAATAATTGAAGACACCAATGCTGCGGCAAAGGTGAATGAAATTCTTCATAGCTACAGTGATTTTGTTATAGGAAGAATGGGTATACCTTACAGAGAAGAAAATATAAATATAATAAGCATAGTATTAAATGCTCCTATAGATAAAATTAATAGTTTAACAGGTAAACTTGGCATGATTGAAAATGTTTCTGCAAAAGCACTTTATGCCAGTAAAAAATAATACCTAAACAGTTTAATTATAAAATAGGAGTATATTTTATGTCTTTAAAAACTTTATTCAAATACGATTCTAAATCAAGAAATGCAAATGAGTTTATCAATGATGAGGAAATTCTAAAAACAATATCCGAAGTAGAAAATGGCAACTATAATATAAGAGAAATATTAGATAAAGCTAATGAAATGAAAGGCTTAGAGCCTAAAGAGGCATTAGCTTTACTTCTTTGCAATGACAAAGATGCTGAAAATGAGATGTTTGAAATAGCAAAGAAAATCAAATTAGAAATATATGGTAAAAGAATAGTTTTATTTGCTCCGCTTTATTTATCTAACTATTGTATAAACGGCTGTGTTTACTGTCCTTATCATGCCAAAAATGGTCATATAGCAAGAAAACAATTAACTCAAGATGAAATTAGAGCAGAAGTTACAGCATTGCAGAATATGGGACATAAAAGACTTGCTTTAGAAACTGGAGAAGACCCAGATTATGCTAGCATGGAGTATTTACTTGAATCTATAAAAACAATATACAGTATTAAACATAAAAACGGAGCCATCAGAAGAGTTAATGTAAATATTGCCGCTACTACAGTTGAAAATTATAGAAAGTTAAAAGATGCTGGAATCGGTACTTATGTGTTATTCCAAGAAACTTATCATAAACATACTTATGAGAAAGTTCACCCAAGCGGACCTAAAAGCAACTATGAATATCATACAGAGGCAATGGACAGAGCGATGGAAGGCGGTATCGATGATGTAGGTATAGGTGTATTATTCGGGCTTTATGATTATAAGTATGATTTTACTGCTATGCTCTATCATGCTAAACATTTGGAAGATACTTTTGGCTGCGGACCTCATACTATAAGTGTTCCTAGAATAAGACCTGCTGATGATGTTGATGTTAAAAGTTTTCCTAATGCCATAGTTGATAGTTTATTTAAAAAGATAGTTGCTGTTTTAAGAATTGCTGTTCCTTATACTGGTATAATAGTTTCTACAAGAGAGAGCCAAAAATCAAGAGAGGAGGCATTAGAAGTAGGAGTTTCTCAAATAAGCGGAGGTTCAAGAACTAGTGTCGGAGGATATGTTGAAGAGGAAGAAGAAAATTCAAAACAGTTTGAGATATCTGATAACCGTTCGCTTGATGATATTATTAAATGGCTTTCTGATATAGGTTATTTACCTAGCTTCTGTACTGCCTGCTATAGAGAAGGTAGAACAGGAGACAGATTTATGGCTTTTGCTAAGAGCGGACAAATAAAAAATTTCTGTCAGGCCAATGCTATAATAACATTAAAAGAATATAAAAATGATTATGCCAAAGAAGAAACTAGAAAATCTATAGATAAAGTTATGGCAAATGAAATAGAGAGAGTACCTAATGAAAAAGTAAAATCAAGATTGGTTGATGCTTTAAAAGGTATAGATGAAGGAAGAAGAGATTTTAAATTTTAATTTGTATATAATCTATTTTATATATTTAGGTATAAATTGTTGATTTAATTTTATGGGATATTTATTTCACCGAGCAGAAAAATATAACTTTTATTTGCTCGGTGTATTTTATTTGTTATATTTAGAAATAAGAATTAAATAAATTTTTTGAATATTATTAATTATAATATAAATAAAATGGAATGAAATATGAATACTACACCAAATTCAAATAGAACGCATATTGCAATATTTGGAAGAAGAAATGCAGGTAAATCTAGCATCATAAATGCAATTGCAAATCAAGACGTAGCAATAGTATCTGATACTGCAGGAACTACAACAGACCCTGTAAAAAAAGCTATAGAGATAAATGCAATAGGAGCATGTGTCATAGTTGATACTGCTGGTTTTGATGATGAGGGTGAGCTTGGAGCTTTGAGAATACATAAAACTAGAAAGATTATGGAATCTGCTGATATTGCTTTACTTGTATTTGATTCTTCTTTTATTAATAATGATTATTTGCTTGAATTAAAATGGAAAAATGAGCTTGTAAGTTTGGAAATACCTGTTATAGCCGTATTAAACAAAATAGATTTAAATGATAATTATAAAAATATAGAACAGAATATAAAAGAAATGTTCGATTTAGAAGTTGTTTCAATTAGTGCCAATAGCAGAGTTAATATTGATAATCTAATAGAATCTATAAAATCGTCAATTCCAAAAACAGAAGAAATTAGTATAACAGGGCATATAATTAAAGAAGATGATATTGTAATGCTTGTTATGCCTCAAGATATTCAGGCACCAAAGGGGCGTCTTATACTTCCGCAAGTA from Brachyspira murdochii DSM 12563 encodes the following:
- a CDS encoding TM1266 family iron-only hydrogenase system putative regulator, with product MENNRIAVIGIIIEDTNAAAKVNEILHSYSDFVIGRMGIPYREENINIISIVLNAPIDKINSLTGKLGMIENVSAKALYASKK
- the hydG gene encoding [FeFe] hydrogenase H-cluster radical SAM maturase HydG — translated: MSLKTLFKYDSKSRNANEFINDEEILKTISEVENGNYNIREILDKANEMKGLEPKEALALLLCNDKDAENEMFEIAKKIKLEIYGKRIVLFAPLYLSNYCINGCVYCPYHAKNGHIARKQLTQDEIRAEVTALQNMGHKRLALETGEDPDYASMEYLLESIKTIYSIKHKNGAIRRVNVNIAATTVENYRKLKDAGIGTYVLFQETYHKHTYEKVHPSGPKSNYEYHTEAMDRAMEGGIDDVGIGVLFGLYDYKYDFTAMLYHAKHLEDTFGCGPHTISVPRIRPADDVDVKSFPNAIVDSLFKKIVAVLRIAVPYTGIIVSTRESQKSREEALEVGVSQISGGSRTSVGGYVEEEEENSKQFEISDNRSLDDIIKWLSDIGYLPSFCTACYREGRTGDRFMAFAKSGQIKNFCQANAIITLKEYKNDYAKEETRKSIDKVMANEIERVPNEKVKSRLVDALKGIDEGRRDFKF
- the hydF gene encoding [FeFe] hydrogenase H-cluster maturation GTPase HydF, which translates into the protein MNTTPNSNRTHIAIFGRRNAGKSSIINAIANQDVAIVSDTAGTTTDPVKKAIEINAIGACVIVDTAGFDDEGELGALRIHKTRKIMESADIALLVFDSSFINNDYLLELKWKNELVSLEIPVIAVLNKIDLNDNYKNIEQNIKEMFDLEVVSISANSRVNIDNLIESIKSSIPKTEEISITGHIIKEDDIVMLVMPQDIQAPKGRLILPQVQTIRDILDNKAVIIASTFDKFEKAIKALSKPPKVIITDSQVFKEVEKLKPKESLLTSFSVLFARYKGNEEVYKRGADFIDNLTKESKLLIAESCTHVPLEGDIGRVKIPNLLKKKFGFDFDIDYAVGNDFPDDLSKYDLVIHCGGCMGTRKHILNRIRICEEQNVPITNYGMTIAKINGVQYI